The proteins below are encoded in one region of Pongo pygmaeus isolate AG05252 chromosome 20, NHGRI_mPonPyg2-v2.0_pri, whole genome shotgun sequence:
- the LOC129020149 gene encoding zinc finger protein 709 isoform X4: protein MKGLTLEKDPMNVNIVVKPSVVPVSVENMKELTLERSPMNDSVTFEDVAVNFTQEEWALLDLSQKKLYRDVMWETFRNLATIGTKQKEWNIEEQYKNQGRNLRNHMVEGLCESKEGSHGGEGFSQIPNLSLNKKTPSGGKLWESSVCGKVLSHHSSLNRHIRSYTRHKLYKCQEYGEKPYKCKKCGKPFSYLQSFKKHKRTHSAGIVYKCKACGKAFSCQRSFQIHGRTHTGDKPFKCKECGKAFRYHQSAQRHEKAHTGEKPYKCKECGKPFIYRHSARAHERNHTVQKRYECKQCGKIYISSVGFQAHERTHTGEKPYECKKCGKVFVYHNSAQRHEKTHTGEKPYKCKECGKAFSYHCTAQKHERNHTAQKHYECKLCGKTYLSPLGFQAHESTHTGDKPFECKKCGKAFRYYYSAQRHERTHTGERPYKCKECGKAFYCCSSARRHERMHTAKKQYECKKCGKTYITLAGFQIHERTHTGEKPYECKQCGKAFSSSSYIHIHERIHTGEKPYECKECGKPFSFLTGFRVHMRMHTGEKPYKCKDCGNAFIWRASLQYHVKKVHAE, encoded by the exons GACTCAGTAACCTTTGAAGATGTGGCTGTGAACTTCACCCAGGAGGAGTGGGCTTTGCTTGATCTTTCACAGAAAAAACTCTACAGAGATGTGATGTGGGAAACCTTCAGGAACCTGGCTACTATag gaacaaaacaaaaagaatggaaCATTGAAGAGCAGTACAAAAACCAGGGGAGAAATCTCAG aaatcatATGGTAGAGGGACTCTGTGAAAGTAAAGAAGGTAGTCATGGTGGAGAAGGTTTCAGCCAGATTCCAAATCTCAGTCTGAACAAGAAAACTCCTTCTGGAGGAAAGCTTTGGGAAAGCAGTGTATGTGGAAAAGTCTTGAGCCATCATTCATCCCTTAACAGGCACATTAGATCTTACACCAGACACAAACTGTATAAGTGTCAGGAATATGGAGAGAAGCCGTATAAATGTAAGAAATGTGGGAAACCCTTCAGTTATCtgcagtcttttaaaaaacataaaagaacacACAGTGCAGGGATAGTCTACAAATGTAAGGcctgtgggaaagccttcagttGTCAACGTTCTTTCCAAATACATGGAAGGACTCACACTGGAGATAAACCCTTTAAgtgtaaagaatgtggaaaagcatTCCGATATCACCAGTCTGCTCAAAGACATGAAAAggctcatactggagagaaaccctacaaatgtaaggaatgtgggaaaccCTTCATTTACCGCCATTCTGCTCGAGCACATGAAAGGAATCACACTGTACAGAAACGCTATGAATGTAAACAATGTGGAAAAATCTACATATCTTCTGTAGGTTTTCAAGCACATgaaagaactcacactggagaaaaaccctatgaatgtaaaaaatgtggaaaagtgtTCGTATATCACAACTCTGCTCAAAGACATGAAAAgactcatactggagagaaaccctacaaatgcaaggaatgtgggaaggccttcagTTATCACTGTACTGCTCAAAAACATGAGAGGAATCACACTGCACAGAAACACTATGAATGTAAACTGTGTGGGAAAACTTACCTGTCTCCTTTAGGTTTTCAAGCACATGAAAGTACTCACACTGGAGATAAACCCTTTGAAtgtaaaaaatgtggaaaagcatTTAGATACTACTACTCAGCTCAAAGACACGAAAGGACTCATACTGGAGAGAGaccctacaaatgtaaagaatgtgggaaagccttttaTTGTTGCAGTTCTGCCCGAAGACATGAAAGGATGCACACTGCAAAGAAACAGTATGAATGTAAAAAATGTGGGAAAACATACATTACTCTTGCAGGTTTCCAGATACATGAAAGAACCCACACcggagagaaaccttatgaatgtaaaCAGTGTGGTAAAGCCTTCAGTAGTTCCAGTTATATTCATATACATgaaagaattcatactggagagaaaccctacgaatgtaaagaatgtggaaaaccCTTCAGTTTCCTTACAGGCTTTCGAGTGCACATGAGAAtgcacactggagagaaaccttataaatGTAAGGATTGTGGCAACGCCTTCATTTGGCGTGCATCCTTACAATACCATGTGAAGAAAGTGCACGCTGAATAG
- the LOC129020149 gene encoding zinc finger protein 709 isoform X5 — translation MPGHLGVQEMDSVTFEDVAVNFTQEEWALLDLSQKKLYRDVMWETFRNLATIGTKQKEWNIEEQYKNQGRNLRNHMVEGLCESKEGSHGGEGFSQIPNLSLNKKTPSGGKLWESSVCGKVLSHHSSLNRHIRSYTRHKLYKCQEYGEKPYKCKKCGKPFSYLQSFKKHKRTHSAGIVYKCKACGKAFSCQRSFQIHGRTHTGDKPFKCKECGKAFRYHQSAQRHEKAHTGEKPYKCKECGKPFIYRHSARAHERNHTVQKRYECKQCGKIYISSVGFQAHERTHTGEKPYECKKCGKVFVYHNSAQRHEKTHTGEKPYKCKECGKAFSYHCTAQKHERNHTAQKHYECKLCGKTYLSPLGFQAHESTHTGDKPFECKKCGKAFRYYYSAQRHERTHTGERPYKCKECGKAFYCCSSARRHERMHTAKKQYECKKCGKTYITLAGFQIHERTHTGEKPYECKQCGKAFSSSSYIHIHERIHTGEKPYECKECGKPFSFLTGFRVHMRMHTGEKPYKCKDCGNAFIWRASLQYHVKKVHAE, via the exons ATGCCGGGACACCTTGGAGTCCAGGAAATG GACTCAGTAACCTTTGAAGATGTGGCTGTGAACTTCACCCAGGAGGAGTGGGCTTTGCTTGATCTTTCACAGAAAAAACTCTACAGAGATGTGATGTGGGAAACCTTCAGGAACCTGGCTACTATag gaacaaaacaaaaagaatggaaCATTGAAGAGCAGTACAAAAACCAGGGGAGAAATCTCAG aaatcatATGGTAGAGGGACTCTGTGAAAGTAAAGAAGGTAGTCATGGTGGAGAAGGTTTCAGCCAGATTCCAAATCTCAGTCTGAACAAGAAAACTCCTTCTGGAGGAAAGCTTTGGGAAAGCAGTGTATGTGGAAAAGTCTTGAGCCATCATTCATCCCTTAACAGGCACATTAGATCTTACACCAGACACAAACTGTATAAGTGTCAGGAATATGGAGAGAAGCCGTATAAATGTAAGAAATGTGGGAAACCCTTCAGTTATCtgcagtcttttaaaaaacataaaagaacacACAGTGCAGGGATAGTCTACAAATGTAAGGcctgtgggaaagccttcagttGTCAACGTTCTTTCCAAATACATGGAAGGACTCACACTGGAGATAAACCCTTTAAgtgtaaagaatgtggaaaagcatTCCGATATCACCAGTCTGCTCAAAGACATGAAAAggctcatactggagagaaaccctacaaatgtaaggaatgtgggaaaccCTTCATTTACCGCCATTCTGCTCGAGCACATGAAAGGAATCACACTGTACAGAAACGCTATGAATGTAAACAATGTGGAAAAATCTACATATCTTCTGTAGGTTTTCAAGCACATgaaagaactcacactggagaaaaaccctatgaatgtaaaaaatgtggaaaagtgtTCGTATATCACAACTCTGCTCAAAGACATGAAAAgactcatactggagagaaaccctacaaatgcaaggaatgtgggaaggccttcagTTATCACTGTACTGCTCAAAAACATGAGAGGAATCACACTGCACAGAAACACTATGAATGTAAACTGTGTGGGAAAACTTACCTGTCTCCTTTAGGTTTTCAAGCACATGAAAGTACTCACACTGGAGATAAACCCTTTGAAtgtaaaaaatgtggaaaagcatTTAGATACTACTACTCAGCTCAAAGACACGAAAGGACTCATACTGGAGAGAGaccctacaaatgtaaagaatgtgggaaagccttttaTTGTTGCAGTTCTGCCCGAAGACATGAAAGGATGCACACTGCAAAGAAACAGTATGAATGTAAAAAATGTGGGAAAACATACATTACTCTTGCAGGTTTCCAGATACATGAAAGAACCCACACcggagagaaaccttatgaatgtaaaCAGTGTGGTAAAGCCTTCAGTAGTTCCAGTTATATTCATATACATgaaagaattcatactggagagaaaccctacgaatgtaaagaatgtggaaaaccCTTCAGTTTCCTTACAGGCTTTCGAGTGCACATGAGAAtgcacactggagagaaaccttataaatGTAAGGATTGTGGCAACGCCTTCATTTGGCGTGCATCCTTACAATACCATGTGAAGAAAGTGCACGCTGAATAG